A portion of the Symphalangus syndactylus isolate Jambi chromosome 13, NHGRI_mSymSyn1-v2.1_pri, whole genome shotgun sequence genome contains these proteins:
- the ARHGAP33 gene encoding rho GTPase-activating protein 33 isoform X10, with product MLQAQRESAPILPWGTSWAGGVQTLRARSTDSLDGPGEGSVQPLPTAGGPSVKGKPGKRLSAPRGPFPRLADCAHFHYENVDFGHIQLLLSPDREGPSLSGENELVFGVQVTCQGRSWPVLRSYDDFRSLDAHLHRCIFDRRFSCLPELPPPPEGARAAQMLVPLLLQYLETLSGLVDSNLNCGPVLTWMELDNHGRRLLLSEEASLNIPAVAAAHVIKRYTAQAPDELSFEVGDIVSVIDMPPTEDRSWWRGKRGFQVGFFPSECVELFTERPGPGLKADADGPPCGIPAPQGISSLTSAVPRPRGKLAGLLRTFMRSRPSRQRLRQRGILRQRVFGCDLGEHLSNSGQDVPQVLRCCSEFIEAHGVVDGIYRLSGVSSNIQRLRHEFDSERIPELSGPAFLQDIHSVSSLCKLYFRELPNPLLTYQLYGKFSEAMSVPREEERLVRVHDVIQQLPPPHYRTLEYLLRHLARMARHSANTSMHARNLAIVWAPNLLRSMELESVGMGGAAAFREVRVQSVVVEFLLTHVDVLFSDTFTSAGLDPAGRCLLPRPKSLAGSCPSTRLLTLEEAQARTQGRLGTPTEPTTPKAPASPAERRKGERGEKQRKPGGSSWKTFFALGRGPSVPRKKPLPWLGGTRAPPQPSGSRPDTVTLRSAKSEESLSSQASGAGLQRLHRLRRPHSSSDAFPVGPAPAGSCESLSSSSSSESSSSGSSSSSSESSAAGLGALSGSPSHRTSAWLDDGDELDFSPPRCLEGLRGLDFDPLTFRCSSPTPGDPAPPASPAPPAPASAFPPRVTPQAISPRGPTSPASPAALDISEPLAVSVPPAVLELLGAGGAPASATPTPALSPGRSLRPHLIPLLLRGAEAPLTDACQQEMCSKLRGAQGPLGPDMESPLPPPPLSLLRPGGAPPPPPKNPARLMALALAERAQQVAEQQSQQECGGTPPAPQSPFRRSLSLEVGGEPLGTSGSGPPPNSLAHPGAWVPGPPPYLPRQQSDGSLLRSQRPMGTSRRGLRGPAQVPTPGFFSPAPRECLPPFLGVPKPGLYPLGPPSFQPSSPAPVWRSSLGPPAPLDRGENLYYEIGASEGSPYSGPTRSWSPFRSMPPDRLNASYGMLGQSPPLHRSPDFLLSYPPAPSCFPPDHLGYSAPQHPARRPTPPEPLYVNLALGPRGPSPASSSSSSPPAHPRSRSDPGPPVPRLPQKQRAPWGPRTPHRVPGPWGPPEPLLLYRAAPPAYGRGGELHRGSLYRNGGQRGEGAGPPPPYPTPSWSLHSEGQTRSYC from the exons ATGCTCCAGGCACAGAGAGAGTCAGCTCCCATCCTGCCTTGGGGAACCTCATGGGCTGGAGGGGTACAGACCCTGAGG GCACGCAGCACTGACAGCCTGGATGGCCCAGGGGAGGGCTCGGTGCAGCCCCTACCCACCGCTGGGGGGCCCAGTGTGAAGGGGAAGCCTGGGAAGAG gctctcAGCTCCTCGAGGCCCCTTCCCGCGGCTGGCTGACTGCGCCCATTTCCACTACGAGAACGTCGACTTTGGCCACATTCAG CTCCTGCTGTCTCCAGATCGTGAAGGGCCCAGCCTCTCTGGAGAGAATGAGCTGGTGTTCGGGGTGCAGGTGACCTGTCAG GGCCGTTCCTGGCCGGTTCTCCGGAGTTACGATGATTTTCGTTCCCTGGATGCCCACCTCCACCGGTGCATATTTGACCGGAGGTTCTCCTGCCTTCCGGAGCTTCCCCCGCCCCCTGAGGGTGCCAGGGCTGCCCAG ATGCTGGTACCACTGCTGCTGCAGTACCTGGAGACCCTGTCAGGACTGGTGGACAGTAACCTCAACTGCGGACCTGTGCTCACCTGGATGGAG CTGGACAACCACGGACGGCGACTGCTCCTCAGTGAGGAGGCATCGCTCAATATCCCTGCAGTGGCGGCCGCCCACGTGATCAAACGGTACACAGCCCAGGCGCCAGATGAGCTGTCCTTTGAG GTGGGAGACATTGTCTCGGTGATTGACATGCCGCCCACGGAGGATCGGAGCTGGTGGCGGGGCAAGCGAGGCTTCCAG GTCGGGTTCTTCCCCAGTGAGTGTGTGGAACTCTTCACGGAGCGGCCAGGTCCGGGCCTGAAGGCGG ATGCCGATGGCCCCCCATGTGGCATCCCGGCTCCCCAGGGTATCTCgtctctgacctcag CTGTGCCACGGCCTCGTGGGAAGCTGGCCGGCCTGCTCCGCACCTTTATGCGCTCCCGCCCTTCTCGGCAGCGGCTGCGGCAGCGGGGAATCCTGCGACAGAGGGTGTTTGGCTGCGATCTTGGCGAGCACCTCAGCAACTCAGGCCAGGATG TGCCCCAGGTGCTGCGCTGCTGCTCTGAGTTCATTGAGGCCCACGGGGTGGTGGATGGGATCTACCGGCTCTCAGGCGTGTCTTCCAACATCCAGAGGCTTCG GCACGAGTTTGACAGTGAGAGGATCCCGGAGCTGTCTGGCCCTGCCTTCCTGCAGGACATCCACAGCGTGTCCTCCCTCTGCAAGCTCTACTTCCGAGAGCTTCCGAACCCTCTGCTCACCTACCAGCTCTATGGGAAGTTCAGT GAGGCCATGTCAGTGCCTAGGGAGGAGGAGCGTCTGGTGCGGGTGCACGATGTCATCCAGCAGCTGCCCCCACCACATTACAG GACCCTGGAGTACCTGCTGAGGCACCTGGCCCGCATGGCGAGACACAGTGCCAACACCAGCATGCATGCCCGCAACCTGGCCATTGTCTGGGCACCCAACCTGCTACG GTCCATGGAGCTGGAGTCAGTGGGAATGGGTGGCGCGGCGGCGTTCCGGGAAGTTCGGGTGCAGTCGGTGGTGGTGGAGTTTCTGCTCACCCATGTGGACGTCCTGTTCAGCGACACCTTCACCTCCGCCGGCCTCGACCCTGCAG GCCGCTGCCTGCTCCCCAGGCCCAAGTCCCTTGCGGGCAGCTGCCCCTCCACCCGCCTGCTGACGCTGGAGGAAGCCCAGGCACGCACTCAGGGCCGGCTGGGGACGCCCACGGAGCCCACAACTCCCAAGGCCCCGGCCTCACCTGCGGAAAG GAGGAAAGGGGAGCGAGGGGAGAAACAGCGGAAGCCAGGGGGCAGCAGCTGGAAGACGTTCTTTGCACTGGGCCGGGGCCCCAGTGTCCCTCGAAAGAAGCCCCTGCCCTGGCTGGGGGGCACCCGTGCCCCACCGCAGCCTTCAG GCAGCAGACCCGACACCGTCACACTGAGATCTGCCAAGAGCGAGGAGTCTCTGTCATCGCAGGCCAGCGGGGCTG GCCTCCAGAGGCTGCACAGGCTGCGGCGACCCCACTCCAGCAGCGACGCTTTCCCTGTGGGCCCAGCACCTGCTGGCTCCTGCGAGAGCCTgtcctcgtcctcctcctccgAGTCCTCCTCCTCCGGGTCCTCCTCTTCATCCTCTGAGTCCTCAGCAGCTGGGCTGGGGGCACTCTCTGGGTCTCCCTCACACCGTACCTCAGCCTGGCTAGATGATGGTGATGAGCTGGACTTCAGCCCACCCCGCTGCCTGGAGGGACTCCGAGGGCTGGACTTTGATCCCTTAACCTTCCGCTGCAGCAGCCCCACCCCAGGGGATCCCGCACCTCCCGCCAGCCCAGCACCCCCcgcccctgcctctgccttcccacCCAGGGTGACCCCCCAGGCCATCTCGCCCAGAGGGCCCACCAGCCCCGCCTCGCCTGCTGCCCTAGACATCTCAGAGCCCCTGGCTGTATCAGTGCCACCTGCTGTCCTAGaactgctgggggctgggggagcacctgcctcagccaccccaacACCAGCTCTCAGCCCCGGCCGGAGCCTGCGCCCCCATCTCATACCCCTGCTGCTACGTGGAGCCGAGGCCCCGCTGACTGACGCCTGCCAGCAGGAGATGTGCAGCAAGCTCCGGGGAGCCCAGGGCCCACTCG GTCCTGATATGGAGTCACCATTGCCACCCCCTCCCCTGTCTCTCCTGCGCCCTGGGGgtgccccacccccgccccctaaGAACCCAGCACGCCtcatggccctggccctggctgaGCGGGCTCAGCAGGTGGCCGAGCAACAGAGCCAGCAGGAGTGTGGGGGCACCCCACCTGCTCCCCAATCCCCCTTCCGCCGCTCGCTGTCTCTGGAGGTGGGCGGGGAGCCCCTGGGGACCTCAGGGAGTGGGCCACCTCCCAACTCCCTAGCCCACCCGGGTGCCTGGGTCCCGGGACCCCCACCCTACTTACCAAGGCAACAAAGTGATGGGAGTCTGCTGAGGAGCCAGCGGCCCATGGGGACCTCAAGGAGGGGACTCCGAGGCCCTGCCCAG GTTCCTACCCCCGGCTtcttctccccagcccccagggaGTGCCTGCCACCCTTCCTCGGGGTCCCCAAGCCAGGCTTGTACCCCCTGGGCCCCCCATCCTTCCAGCCCAGTTCCCCAGCCCCGGTCTGGAGGAGCTCCCTGGGCCCCCCTGCACCACTCGACAGGGGAGAGAACCTGTACTATGAGATCGGGGCAAGTGAGGGGTCCCCCTATTCCGGCCCCACCCGCTCCTGGAGTCCCTTTCGCTCCATGCCCCCTGACAGGCTCAATGCCTCCTACGGCATGCTTGGCCAATCGCCCCCACTCCACAGGTCCCCCGACTTCCTGCTCAGCTACCCGCCAGCCCCCTCCTGCTTTCCCCCTGACCACCTTGGCTACTCAGCCCCCCAGCACCCTGCTCGGCGCCCCACACCGCCTGAGCCCCTCTATGTCAACCTAGCCCTAGGGCCCAGGGGTCCCtcacctgcctcttcctcctcctcttcccctcctgcCCACCCCCGAAGCCGTTCAGATCCCGGTCCCCCAGTCCCCCGCCTTCCCCAGAAACAACGGGCACCCTGGGGCCCCCGTACCCCTCATAGGGTGCCGGGTCCCTGGGGCCCCCCTGAGCCTCTCCTGCTCTACAGGGCAGCCCCGCCAGCCTACGGAAGGGGGGGCGAGCTCCACCGAGGGTCCTTGTACAGAAATGGAGGGCAAAGAGGGGAGGGGGCTGGTCCCCCACCCCCTTACCCCACTCCCAGCTGGTCACTCCACTCTGAGGGCCAGACCCGAAGCTACTGCTGA
- the ARHGAP33 gene encoding rho GTPase-activating protein 33 isoform X2, producing MLQAQRESAPILPWGTSWAGGVQTLRARSTDSLDGPGEGSVQPLPTAGGPSVKGKPGKRLSAPRGPFPRLADCAHFHYENVDFGHIQLLLSPDREGPSLSGENELVFGVQVTCQGRSWPVLRSYDDFRSLDAHLHRCIFDRRFSCLPELPPPPEGARAAQMLVPLLLQYLETLSGLVDSNLNCGPVLTWMELDNHGRRLLLSEEASLNIPAVAAAHVIKRYTAQAPDELSFEVGDIVSVIDMPPTEDRSWWRGKRGFQVGFFPSECVELFTERPGPGLKADADGPPCGIPAPQGISSLTSAVPRPRGKLAGLLRTFMRSRPSRQRLRQRGILRQRVFGCDLGEHLSNSGQDVPQVLRCCSEFIEAHGVVDGIYRLSGVSSNIQRLRHEFDSERIPELSGPAFLQDIHSVSSLCKLYFRELPNPLLTYQLYGKFSEAMSVPREEERLVRVHDVIQQLPPPHYRTLEYLLRHLARMARHSANTSMHARNLAIVWAPNLLRSMELESVGMGGAAAFREVRVQSVVVEFLLTHVDVLFSDTFTSAGLDPAGRCLLPRPKSLAGSCPSTRLLTLEEAQARTQGRLGTPTEPTTPKAPASPAERRPPVSPPNRRRKGERGEKQRKPGGSSWKTFFALGRGPSVPRKKPLPWLGGTRAPPQPSGSRPDTVTLRSAKSEESLSSQASGAGLQRLHRLRRPHSSSDAFPVGPAPAGSCESLSSSSSSESSSSGSSSSSSESSAAGLGALSGSPSHRTSAWLDDGDELDFSPPRCLEGLRGLDFDPLTFRCSSPTPGDPAPPASPAPPAPASAFPPRVTPQAISPRGPTSPASPAALDISEPLAVSVPPAVLELLGAGGAPASATPTPALSPGRSLRPHLIPLLLRGAEAPLTDACQQEMCSKLRGAQGPLGPDMESPLPPPPLSLLRPGGAPPPPPKNPARLMALALAERAQQVAEQQSQQECGGTPPAPQSPFRRSLSLEVGGEPLGTSGSGPPPNSLAHPGAWVPGPPPYLPRQQSDGSLLRSQRPMGTSRRGLRGPAQVSAQLRAGGGGRDAPEAAAQSPCSVPSQVPTPGFFSPAPRECLPPFLGVPKPGLYPLGPPSFQPSSPAPVWRSSLGPPAPLDRGENLYYEIGASEGSPYSGPTRSWSPFRSMPPDRLNASYGMLGQSPPLHRSPDFLLSYPPAPSCFPPDHLGYSAPQHPARRPTPPEPLYVNLALGPRGPSPASSSSSSPPAHPRSRSDPGPPVPRLPQKQRAPWGPRTPHRVPGPWGPPEPLLLYRAAPPAYGRGGELHRGSLYRNGGQRGEGAGPPPPYPTPSWSLHSEGQTRSYC from the exons ATGCTCCAGGCACAGAGAGAGTCAGCTCCCATCCTGCCTTGGGGAACCTCATGGGCTGGAGGGGTACAGACCCTGAGG GCACGCAGCACTGACAGCCTGGATGGCCCAGGGGAGGGCTCGGTGCAGCCCCTACCCACCGCTGGGGGGCCCAGTGTGAAGGGGAAGCCTGGGAAGAG gctctcAGCTCCTCGAGGCCCCTTCCCGCGGCTGGCTGACTGCGCCCATTTCCACTACGAGAACGTCGACTTTGGCCACATTCAG CTCCTGCTGTCTCCAGATCGTGAAGGGCCCAGCCTCTCTGGAGAGAATGAGCTGGTGTTCGGGGTGCAGGTGACCTGTCAG GGCCGTTCCTGGCCGGTTCTCCGGAGTTACGATGATTTTCGTTCCCTGGATGCCCACCTCCACCGGTGCATATTTGACCGGAGGTTCTCCTGCCTTCCGGAGCTTCCCCCGCCCCCTGAGGGTGCCAGGGCTGCCCAG ATGCTGGTACCACTGCTGCTGCAGTACCTGGAGACCCTGTCAGGACTGGTGGACAGTAACCTCAACTGCGGACCTGTGCTCACCTGGATGGAG CTGGACAACCACGGACGGCGACTGCTCCTCAGTGAGGAGGCATCGCTCAATATCCCTGCAGTGGCGGCCGCCCACGTGATCAAACGGTACACAGCCCAGGCGCCAGATGAGCTGTCCTTTGAG GTGGGAGACATTGTCTCGGTGATTGACATGCCGCCCACGGAGGATCGGAGCTGGTGGCGGGGCAAGCGAGGCTTCCAG GTCGGGTTCTTCCCCAGTGAGTGTGTGGAACTCTTCACGGAGCGGCCAGGTCCGGGCCTGAAGGCGG ATGCCGATGGCCCCCCATGTGGCATCCCGGCTCCCCAGGGTATCTCgtctctgacctcag CTGTGCCACGGCCTCGTGGGAAGCTGGCCGGCCTGCTCCGCACCTTTATGCGCTCCCGCCCTTCTCGGCAGCGGCTGCGGCAGCGGGGAATCCTGCGACAGAGGGTGTTTGGCTGCGATCTTGGCGAGCACCTCAGCAACTCAGGCCAGGATG TGCCCCAGGTGCTGCGCTGCTGCTCTGAGTTCATTGAGGCCCACGGGGTGGTGGATGGGATCTACCGGCTCTCAGGCGTGTCTTCCAACATCCAGAGGCTTCG GCACGAGTTTGACAGTGAGAGGATCCCGGAGCTGTCTGGCCCTGCCTTCCTGCAGGACATCCACAGCGTGTCCTCCCTCTGCAAGCTCTACTTCCGAGAGCTTCCGAACCCTCTGCTCACCTACCAGCTCTATGGGAAGTTCAGT GAGGCCATGTCAGTGCCTAGGGAGGAGGAGCGTCTGGTGCGGGTGCACGATGTCATCCAGCAGCTGCCCCCACCACATTACAG GACCCTGGAGTACCTGCTGAGGCACCTGGCCCGCATGGCGAGACACAGTGCCAACACCAGCATGCATGCCCGCAACCTGGCCATTGTCTGGGCACCCAACCTGCTACG GTCCATGGAGCTGGAGTCAGTGGGAATGGGTGGCGCGGCGGCGTTCCGGGAAGTTCGGGTGCAGTCGGTGGTGGTGGAGTTTCTGCTCACCCATGTGGACGTCCTGTTCAGCGACACCTTCACCTCCGCCGGCCTCGACCCTGCAG GCCGCTGCCTGCTCCCCAGGCCCAAGTCCCTTGCGGGCAGCTGCCCCTCCACCCGCCTGCTGACGCTGGAGGAAGCCCAGGCACGCACTCAGGGCCGGCTGGGGACGCCCACGGAGCCCACAACTCCCAAGGCCCCGGCCTCACCTGCGGAAAG ACGGCCTCCCGTTTCTCCCCCAAACCGCAGGAGGAAAGGGGAGCGAGGGGAGAAACAGCGGAAGCCAGGGGGCAGCAGCTGGAAGACGTTCTTTGCACTGGGCCGGGGCCCCAGTGTCCCTCGAAAGAAGCCCCTGCCCTGGCTGGGGGGCACCCGTGCCCCACCGCAGCCTTCAG GCAGCAGACCCGACACCGTCACACTGAGATCTGCCAAGAGCGAGGAGTCTCTGTCATCGCAGGCCAGCGGGGCTG GCCTCCAGAGGCTGCACAGGCTGCGGCGACCCCACTCCAGCAGCGACGCTTTCCCTGTGGGCCCAGCACCTGCTGGCTCCTGCGAGAGCCTgtcctcgtcctcctcctccgAGTCCTCCTCCTCCGGGTCCTCCTCTTCATCCTCTGAGTCCTCAGCAGCTGGGCTGGGGGCACTCTCTGGGTCTCCCTCACACCGTACCTCAGCCTGGCTAGATGATGGTGATGAGCTGGACTTCAGCCCACCCCGCTGCCTGGAGGGACTCCGAGGGCTGGACTTTGATCCCTTAACCTTCCGCTGCAGCAGCCCCACCCCAGGGGATCCCGCACCTCCCGCCAGCCCAGCACCCCCcgcccctgcctctgccttcccacCCAGGGTGACCCCCCAGGCCATCTCGCCCAGAGGGCCCACCAGCCCCGCCTCGCCTGCTGCCCTAGACATCTCAGAGCCCCTGGCTGTATCAGTGCCACCTGCTGTCCTAGaactgctgggggctgggggagcacctgcctcagccaccccaacACCAGCTCTCAGCCCCGGCCGGAGCCTGCGCCCCCATCTCATACCCCTGCTGCTACGTGGAGCCGAGGCCCCGCTGACTGACGCCTGCCAGCAGGAGATGTGCAGCAAGCTCCGGGGAGCCCAGGGCCCACTCG GTCCTGATATGGAGTCACCATTGCCACCCCCTCCCCTGTCTCTCCTGCGCCCTGGGGgtgccccacccccgccccctaaGAACCCAGCACGCCtcatggccctggccctggctgaGCGGGCTCAGCAGGTGGCCGAGCAACAGAGCCAGCAGGAGTGTGGGGGCACCCCACCTGCTCCCCAATCCCCCTTCCGCCGCTCGCTGTCTCTGGAGGTGGGCGGGGAGCCCCTGGGGACCTCAGGGAGTGGGCCACCTCCCAACTCCCTAGCCCACCCGGGTGCCTGGGTCCCGGGACCCCCACCCTACTTACCAAGGCAACAAAGTGATGGGAGTCTGCTGAGGAGCCAGCGGCCCATGGGGACCTCAAGGAGGGGACTCCGAGGCCCTGCCCAGGTCAGTGCCCAGCTCAGGGcaggtggtgggggcagggatgCGCCAGAGGCAGCAGCCCAGTCCCCATGTTCTGTCCCCTCACAGGTTCCTACCCCCGGCTtcttctccccagcccccagggaGTGCCTGCCACCCTTCCTCGGGGTCCCCAAGCCAGGCTTGTACCCCCTGGGCCCCCCATCCTTCCAGCCCAGTTCCCCAGCCCCGGTCTGGAGGAGCTCCCTGGGCCCCCCTGCACCACTCGACAGGGGAGAGAACCTGTACTATGAGATCGGGGCAAGTGAGGGGTCCCCCTATTCCGGCCCCACCCGCTCCTGGAGTCCCTTTCGCTCCATGCCCCCTGACAGGCTCAATGCCTCCTACGGCATGCTTGGCCAATCGCCCCCACTCCACAGGTCCCCCGACTTCCTGCTCAGCTACCCGCCAGCCCCCTCCTGCTTTCCCCCTGACCACCTTGGCTACTCAGCCCCCCAGCACCCTGCTCGGCGCCCCACACCGCCTGAGCCCCTCTATGTCAACCTAGCCCTAGGGCCCAGGGGTCCCtcacctgcctcttcctcctcctcttcccctcctgcCCACCCCCGAAGCCGTTCAGATCCCGGTCCCCCAGTCCCCCGCCTTCCCCAGAAACAACGGGCACCCTGGGGCCCCCGTACCCCTCATAGGGTGCCGGGTCCCTGGGGCCCCCCTGAGCCTCTCCTGCTCTACAGGGCAGCCCCGCCAGCCTACGGAAGGGGGGGCGAGCTCCACCGAGGGTCCTTGTACAGAAATGGAGGGCAAAGAGGGGAGGGGGCTGGTCCCCCACCCCCTTACCCCACTCCCAGCTGGTCACTCCACTCTGAGGGCCAGACCCGAAGCTACTGCTGA